In Mesorhizobium sp. 113-3-3, a genomic segment contains:
- a CDS encoding phytoene desaturase family protein: MKAWDAIIIGGGHNGLVNACYLQRAGLDVLVVEKNEWVGGAATSRELTPGFLYSNCSYVCSLFRPEIMRDLELPRFGLQVISYEGGAVFTRDGDYLANYRDHDAHRREFARFSRRDAEAYDRYARDVTRQCRFIQPLLMRTAPDPTSLKPRDIGELLYLGKKFAGLSAEEMALTLRFWTMSISDFLDEYFETDVIKANFALSGIIGTALGPMSPGTAYVLLHHYMGEVDGSVGAWGYARGGMGAVTKALAASFKASGGTIRTGAEVDHVLVARGKAKGVVLAGGEEVYGKLVVSNADVKRTFLKLVEEKELPDIFLRRVKNFKIRGSSGKVNIALDSLPEFPALPKDSPVYRGDMHFTDSVERMERAYDDWKAGRWSADPFLDMVIPTTLDPTMAPPGKHFMSCFVQYAPPKVNGRDWTDADRDGFAESVVAQISEYSPGFRDRIVHMEVRTPREIEAEVGLTEGNIFQGELTFDQLLFNRPVPGYAQYRSPVGGLYMCGSSTHPGGGVMGAPGRNAAAEILRDLAKSTSHMSPAHDVI, from the coding sequence ATGAAGGCATGGGACGCGATCATCATCGGCGGCGGCCACAACGGCCTGGTCAATGCCTGCTATCTGCAGCGCGCCGGGCTCGACGTGCTGGTGGTGGAGAAGAACGAATGGGTCGGCGGCGCGGCCACCAGCCGCGAGCTGACGCCGGGCTTCCTCTATTCCAACTGCTCCTATGTCTGCTCGCTGTTTCGCCCCGAAATCATGCGCGACCTCGAACTGCCGCGCTTCGGCCTGCAGGTCATTTCCTATGAGGGCGGCGCGGTGTTCACCAGGGATGGCGACTATCTCGCCAACTACCGCGACCATGACGCGCACCGCCGCGAATTCGCCCGCTTCTCCAGGCGCGACGCCGAGGCCTATGACCGCTACGCCCGCGACGTGACGCGACAGTGCCGCTTCATCCAGCCGCTGCTGATGCGCACTGCGCCCGACCCGACCAGTCTCAAGCCGCGCGATATCGGTGAGCTGCTCTATCTCGGCAAGAAATTCGCCGGCCTGTCGGCCGAAGAAATGGCGCTGACACTGCGCTTCTGGACCATGTCGATCTCGGACTTCCTCGACGAATATTTCGAGACCGATGTCATCAAGGCGAACTTCGCTTTGTCCGGCATCATCGGCACCGCGCTCGGGCCGATGTCGCCCGGCACGGCCTATGTGCTCTTGCACCACTATATGGGCGAGGTCGACGGCTCGGTCGGCGCCTGGGGCTATGCGCGCGGCGGCATGGGCGCGGTCACCAAGGCGCTGGCCGCGTCGTTCAAGGCTTCGGGCGGCACCATCCGCACCGGCGCCGAGGTCGACCATGTGCTGGTTGCCAGAGGCAAGGCCAAGGGCGTGGTGCTGGCCGGCGGCGAGGAAGTCTACGGCAAGCTCGTCGTCTCCAATGCCGATGTGAAACGCACCTTCCTGAAGCTGGTCGAGGAAAAGGAACTGCCCGACATTTTCCTGCGCCGGGTCAAGAACTTCAAGATCCGCGGCTCCTCCGGCAAGGTCAACATCGCGCTCGATTCGCTGCCGGAATTCCCCGCACTGCCGAAGGACTCGCCGGTCTATCGCGGCGACATGCATTTCACCGATTCGGTGGAGCGCATGGAGCGCGCCTATGACGACTGGAAGGCCGGGCGCTGGTCGGCCGATCCTTTCCTCGACATGGTCATCCCGACGACGCTCGATCCGACCATGGCGCCGCCGGGCAAGCACTTCATGAGCTGCTTCGTGCAATACGCGCCACCCAAGGTGAACGGCCGCGACTGGACCGACGCCGATCGCGACGGCTTCGCCGAAAGCGTGGTTGCGCAGATATCAGAATACTCGCCCGGCTTCCGCGATCGCATCGTCCATATGGAGGTGCGCACGCCGCGCGAGATCGAGGCAGAGGTCGGGCTCACCGAAGGCAATATCTTTCAGGGCGAACTCACCTTCGACCAGCTTCTGTTCAACCGGCCGGTGCCGGGCTACGCGCAATACCGCTCGCCGGTCGGCGGGCTTTATATGTGCGGCTCCTCGACCCACCCCGGCGGCGGCGTCATGGGCGCGCCCGGCCGCAATGCCGCCGCCGAAATCCTGCGCGATCTCGCCAAATCCACCTCGCATATGAGCCCGGCCCATGACGTCATTTGA
- a CDS encoding methyltransferase domain-containing protein: MIETADAEYDDTAIRFLEALWGEGYLSPGGPEEVDRVVEGLSLEGKTVLDIGCGSGGIILHLVEHHGVAHATGFDVEQPVIEAARGRAAARGLSDHADFIQAPPGPLPFADRSFDVVFSKDALLHVPDKDSLFAEIFRVLKPGGVFAASNWMIGHDGEPSPEMKAYVAAEGLSFAMASPARYAQAMRRAGFADITVRDRNPWYREVARGELARLKGPLYTRAAAAVGAAYVDKNIKTWEAMQKVLDSGEHRPTHLRGWRPVG, from the coding sequence ATGATCGAAACGGCAGATGCCGAGTATGACGACACCGCCATCCGCTTCCTCGAGGCGCTGTGGGGCGAAGGCTACCTGTCGCCGGGCGGGCCCGAAGAGGTCGACCGGGTCGTCGAAGGGCTTTCGCTCGAAGGCAAGACGGTCCTCGATATCGGCTGCGGCTCCGGCGGCATCATCCTTCATCTGGTCGAGCACCATGGCGTGGCGCATGCCACCGGCTTCGATGTCGAGCAGCCGGTGATCGAGGCAGCCAGAGGGCGCGCCGCCGCGCGCGGGCTCTCGGACCATGCCGACTTCATCCAGGCGCCGCCCGGACCGTTGCCTTTCGCCGATCGCTCCTTCGATGTCGTCTTTTCCAAGGATGCGCTGCTGCACGTGCCCGACAAGGACAGCCTGTTCGCCGAAATCTTTCGCGTGCTGAAGCCGGGTGGCGTCTTTGCCGCCTCCAACTGGATGATCGGGCATGACGGTGAACCGTCACCCGAGATGAAGGCCTATGTCGCCGCCGAGGGGCTGTCCTTCGCCATGGCCTCGCCGGCGCGCTATGCGCAGGCGATGCGCCGGGCGGGCTTTGCCGACATCACCGTGCGCGACCGCAATCCCTGGTACCGGGAGGTGGCGCGCGGGGAACTCGCGCGGCTCAAGGGACCGCTCTACACCCGAGCCGCGGCAGCGGTCGGCGCGGCCTATGTCGACAAGAACATCAAGACCTGGGAGGCCATGCAGAAGGTGCTTGACAGCGGCGAGCACCGTCCCACTCATCTGCGCGGTTGGAGGCCGGTTGGATAG
- the betI gene encoding transcriptional regulator BetI translates to MLETVTPMKTSEARDIPAETAQKGDAEKRGRKASKEVRQLQLIEATIDSLAKRGYAETTMADVADGAGLSRGIVNFHFESKEKLLIATLQHMYDEYSAHWRASLQKAGDDPARQLQQLVWADFDRSICNKRKLAAWLAFWGEAKSRPTYQALSSSRDNYYQQVFIDLCATLKQSGSYAYEPQVMALALSAMLEGLWLRLMMGTEDTTRETALQAANAFLAAAFPKHYG, encoded by the coding sequence ATGCTGGAGACCGTCACACCCATGAAGACTTCCGAGGCCAGGGACATTCCCGCCGAAACGGCGCAAAAGGGCGATGCCGAAAAGCGTGGCCGCAAGGCTTCGAAGGAGGTGCGCCAGCTGCAGTTGATCGAGGCGACGATCGACTCGCTGGCCAAGCGCGGCTACGCCGAGACGACGATGGCCGATGTCGCCGATGGCGCTGGCCTCTCGCGGGGCATCGTCAACTTCCATTTCGAGAGCAAGGAAAAGCTGCTGATCGCGACGCTGCAGCACATGTATGACGAGTATTCGGCGCATTGGCGCGCCTCCCTGCAGAAGGCAGGCGACGATCCGGCGCGGCAGCTGCAGCAACTGGTGTGGGCCGACTTCGACCGCTCGATCTGCAACAAGCGCAAGCTCGCCGCCTGGCTGGCCTTCTGGGGCGAGGCCAAGTCGCGGCCGACCTATCAGGCGCTGAGCAGTTCGCGCGACAATTATTACCAGCAGGTCTTCATCGATCTCTGCGCGACGCTCAAGCAGAGCGGCTCGTATGCCTATGAGCCGCAGGTGATGGCGCTGGCGCTGTCGGCCATGCTGGAGGGGCTGTGGCTGCGGCTGATGATGGGCACCGAGGATACGACGCGCGAAACAGCCTTGCAGGCGGCCAACGCTTTCTTGGCCGCTGCCTTCCCCAAGCACTACGGTTAG
- a CDS encoding ABC transporter substrate-binding protein: MKNLSRRLTLTLALGGALAASAAAFAVAADKDLIVFDWSGYEDPSFHPKYVEKNGDSPTFAFFGDEDEAFEKVRSGFKADLGHPCSQSVTKWREAGLLQPLDTSKITGWKDLNPGIMAMKNLATTDDGKAWFMPWDWGNTQLTYNSSKIGAKDVQSLKAFADPKFKGRVSIGDNVDDAYALASLAIGLRDWTKMTDDQFKQASDFLRQVHKNVRSYWTDTTDIVQLMSGGEVDLAWAWNDATVQSVKAGVPIKSVKDTNEGISTWVCGYVLFKDAPGNVDKAYDYLNAVNDPETAKVLVKDWGYGQANAKGMAGVDPAILKEKGYDDVQKFVDKTLFQSPLPSDLKLKMIAEFEKIKAGY; this comes from the coding sequence ATGAAGAACCTTAGCCGACGCCTGACATTGACATTGGCGCTGGGTGGCGCGCTTGCGGCTTCGGCGGCAGCGTTTGCCGTCGCCGCCGACAAGGATCTGATCGTGTTCGACTGGTCCGGCTATGAGGACCCGAGCTTCCATCCGAAATATGTCGAGAAGAACGGCGATTCGCCGACCTTCGCCTTCTTCGGCGACGAGGACGAGGCATTCGAGAAGGTGCGCTCGGGCTTCAAGGCCGATCTCGGCCACCCCTGCTCGCAGAGCGTAACGAAGTGGCGTGAGGCAGGCCTGCTGCAGCCGCTCGACACGTCGAAGATCACAGGCTGGAAGGACCTCAATCCCGGCATCATGGCAATGAAGAATCTCGCCACGACCGATGACGGCAAGGCTTGGTTCATGCCGTGGGACTGGGGCAACACGCAGCTCACCTATAACTCCTCCAAGATCGGCGCCAAGGACGTGCAGTCGCTGAAGGCGTTCGCCGATCCGAAGTTCAAAGGCCGGGTGTCGATCGGCGACAATGTCGACGACGCCTATGCGCTGGCAAGCCTTGCCATCGGCCTGAGGGATTGGACCAAGATGACGGACGACCAGTTCAAGCAGGCCTCCGACTTCCTGCGCCAGGTGCACAAGAACGTCCGCTCCTACTGGACCGACACCACCGATATCGTGCAGCTGATGAGCGGTGGCGAGGTCGACCTCGCCTGGGCCTGGAACGACGCGACGGTTCAGTCCGTCAAGGCGGGCGTGCCGATCAAGTCGGTAAAGGATACCAATGAAGGCATCTCGACCTGGGTCTGCGGCTATGTGTTGTTCAAGGATGCGCCCGGCAATGTCGACAAGGCCTATGATTATCTGAACGCCGTCAACGATCCGGAGACCGCCAAGGTGCTGGTCAAGGACTGGGGCTATGGCCAGGCCAACGCCAAGGGCATGGCCGGCGTCGACCCGGCGATCCTGAAGGAAAAGGGCTATGACGACGTGCAGAAATTCGTCGACAAGACGCTCTTCCAGTCGCCGCTGCCGTCCGATCTGAAGCTGAAGATGATCGCCGAATTCGAGAAGATCAAAGCCGGGTACTGA
- a CDS encoding extracellular solute-binding protein, which produces MTPMLRRLALAAACTIGAGAAYAWAEGGGDLVVFDWSGYEDPLLHPAYTAKNGAEPTFAFFGDEDEAFEKMRAGFKADIAHPCSQSVAKWRDAGLLQPLDTSKITGWKDLNPGIMAMKNLTTTADGKAWFMPFDWGNTALLYRTDNVTADEAKSLRILADPKFKGRVTIGDNVDDAYALASLVIGLKDWTKMTDAQFKEASDFLRQVHKNVRLYWTDSSDIDQAFSGNEVDLAWGWGQTLIAMSGQGVPVAMNRDTKEGMSTWVCGYVLMKDAPGKLDQAYDFLNAVNAPDISKYMVTTFGYGHGNSAGMAAIDHKVLAERGFGDIDKFLDKTLFQQPVAPELKKRMVDEFEKIKAGY; this is translated from the coding sequence ATGACGCCAATGCTACGCCGCCTGGCGCTTGCCGCCGCCTGCACGATCGGCGCCGGCGCGGCCTATGCCTGGGCGGAAGGCGGCGGCGATCTCGTGGTGTTCGACTGGTCCGGCTACGAGGACCCGCTGCTGCATCCCGCCTACACCGCCAAAAATGGCGCCGAGCCGACCTTCGCCTTCTTCGGCGACGAGGACGAAGCCTTCGAGAAGATGCGGGCGGGCTTCAAGGCCGACATCGCGCACCCCTGTTCGCAAAGCGTGGCGAAATGGCGTGACGCGGGCCTGCTGCAGCCGCTCGACACGTCGAAGATCACAGGCTGGAAAGACCTCAATCCTGGCATCATGGCGATGAAGAACCTCACCACCACGGCCGACGGCAAGGCTTGGTTCATGCCGTTCGACTGGGGCAACACGGCGCTGCTCTACCGCACCGACAATGTGACGGCGGACGAGGCGAAGTCGCTGCGGATTCTGGCCGATCCGAAATTCAAGGGCCGGGTCACCATCGGCGACAATGTCGACGATGCCTACGCGCTGGCGAGCCTGGTCATCGGCCTGAAGGACTGGACCAAGATGACCGACGCGCAATTCAAGGAAGCGTCGGATTTCCTGCGCCAGGTGCACAAGAATGTCCGTCTCTATTGGACCGATTCGAGCGATATCGACCAGGCGTTTTCCGGCAATGAGGTCGACCTTGCCTGGGGCTGGGGCCAGACGCTGATCGCGATGAGCGGGCAAGGCGTTCCCGTCGCCATGAACCGCGATACCAAAGAAGGCATGTCGACCTGGGTGTGCGGGTACGTGCTGATGAAGGACGCGCCGGGCAAGCTCGACCAGGCCTATGATTTCCTGAACGCGGTCAACGCGCCGGACATTTCCAAATACATGGTCACGACGTTCGGCTACGGCCATGGCAACAGTGCCGGCATGGCCGCGATCGACCACAAGGTGCTGGCCGAGCGCGGCTTCGGCGACATCGACAAGTTCCTCGACAAGACGCTGTTCCAGCAGCCGGTCGCGCCCGAACTGAAGAAGCGCATGGTCGACGAGTTCGAGAAGATCAAGGCCGGATATTGA
- a CDS encoding flavin monoamine oxidase family protein produces the protein MNDKTQRTDVVIVGAGFTGLSAALELKQAGIDFLLLEARDRVGGRVEAIRNGLGERIDSGGQFLCEDMPEVMALAKARGKTFVETYVEGDFVTHPPMPAKDAKQTYHGAMAIRERMNGIEPDDPSIKGMSVAAWLERQPDPIDAKTAFRSMIEGLWCLPMDKVPLWHLIDNDRRITNEVPELQYFLRETMESVAADLAGDLGHRVRLGEAVTRIEHEPQGVRVVTGNGVIDARQVLVALPPATAAKLAFAPALPPSLRQALGVWESGAVIKILVRYPRPFWRERGLSGMVMWRDLPGLFACDASTDAEHAALVVFVGGPLALRWRALSDAALRAEVTARLVAALGPGAGDSVDFSQRDWIHDRWSGGAYSDLIVDATARDAERAILAGAPPLHFASSELSPSFPGYVEGAIVAGRIAARKIMAQLQSPIATSASGS, from the coding sequence TTGAACGATAAAACCCAGAGAACCGACGTCGTCATCGTCGGTGCCGGCTTCACCGGCCTGTCGGCGGCGCTTGAACTGAAGCAGGCCGGCATCGATTTCCTGTTGCTTGAAGCGCGCGACCGCGTCGGCGGGAGGGTCGAGGCGATCCGCAACGGACTTGGCGAGCGCATTGACAGCGGCGGCCAGTTCCTGTGCGAGGACATGCCGGAAGTGATGGCGCTGGCGAAGGCGCGCGGCAAGACCTTCGTCGAAACCTATGTCGAGGGTGATTTCGTCACGCATCCGCCGATGCCGGCCAAGGACGCCAAGCAGACCTATCACGGCGCGATGGCGATCCGTGAGCGCATGAACGGCATCGAGCCGGACGACCCGTCGATAAAAGGCATGAGCGTCGCCGCCTGGCTCGAACGCCAGCCTGATCCTATCGATGCCAAGACCGCTTTCCGCTCGATGATCGAAGGCCTGTGGTGCCTGCCGATGGACAAGGTGCCGCTCTGGCACCTGATCGACAATGACCGGCGCATCACCAACGAGGTGCCGGAGCTGCAATATTTCCTGCGCGAGACGATGGAGTCGGTTGCCGCGGATCTGGCTGGTGACCTCGGCCACCGGGTCCGGCTCGGCGAAGCGGTCACGCGCATCGAGCATGAGCCGCAAGGCGTTCGTGTCGTCACCGGCAATGGCGTGATCGATGCGCGCCAGGTGCTGGTCGCGCTGCCGCCGGCGACGGCCGCGAAACTCGCTTTCGCGCCGGCCTTGCCGCCCTCCCTGAGGCAGGCGCTTGGCGTTTGGGAAAGCGGCGCGGTGATCAAGATCCTGGTGCGCTATCCCCGGCCGTTCTGGCGCGAGCGGGGCTTGAGCGGCATGGTGATGTGGCGCGATCTGCCGGGGCTGTTTGCCTGCGACGCCAGCACGGATGCGGAGCATGCCGCGCTCGTCGTCTTCGTCGGCGGGCCGCTGGCGTTGCGATGGCGTGCGCTCAGCGATGCCGCGTTGCGCGCGGAAGTGACGGCAAGGCTGGTGGCTGCTCTTGGTCCGGGCGCAGGCGACAGTGTTGATTTCAGCCAGCGCGACTGGATCCATGACCGCTGGAGCGGCGGCGCCTACAGCGACCTCATCGTCGATGCGACGGCGAGGGACGCCGAGAGGGCGATTCTCGCGGGTGCGCCGCCACTGCATTTCGCCTCTTCGGAACTGTCGCCGTCATTCCCCGGCTATGTCGAAGGTGCGATCGTCGCCGGGCGCATCGCCGCCCGCAAGATCATGGCGCAGCTTCAGTCGCCCATCGCCACCAGCGCCTCGGGATCGTAG
- a CDS encoding ABC transporter ATP-binding protein, which translates to MIEIRNVTRSYGAFKALDDASLTIREGEFFSLLGPSGCGKTTLLRMIAGFDNPTSGSIAVGGQPMEGIPANRRPTNMVFQSYAIFPHLNVEQNVAYGLKRLKLQGGEEKRRVEEALAQVSLTGLGKRLATELSGGQRQRVALARALVMRPKVLLLDEPLSALDKKLREQMQVELRRLQQAVGITFVLVTHDQYEALAMSDRIAVMFGGKIAQVASPKEIYQRPVNRQVADFLGGMNFVKAEIVEENGASLIVDTLGFGRVKTDKPKAFVRNGGAATLGIRPERLRVLWDNATAKFEVAGKVVERHYFGEITHLIVEIPGLEKPLSVTETNDFGADDIPVGTPIRLAYDPEALVAMGD; encoded by the coding sequence ATGATCGAGATCCGCAACGTCACCCGCAGCTATGGAGCGTTCAAGGCGCTGGACGATGCCTCCCTGACCATAAGGGAGGGCGAATTCTTTTCGCTGCTCGGCCCATCCGGCTGTGGCAAGACCACGCTGCTGCGCATGATCGCCGGTTTCGACAACCCGACCAGCGGCTCGATCGCGGTCGGCGGCCAGCCGATGGAAGGCATACCGGCCAACCGCCGGCCGACCAACATGGTGTTCCAGAGCTATGCGATCTTCCCGCACCTCAATGTCGAGCAGAACGTCGCCTACGGGCTGAAGCGGCTGAAGCTTCAGGGCGGCGAGGAGAAGCGCCGCGTCGAGGAGGCGCTGGCGCAGGTCTCGCTGACCGGCCTCGGCAAGCGGCTGGCGACCGAACTGTCCGGTGGCCAGCGCCAGCGCGTGGCGCTCGCCCGCGCGCTGGTGATGCGGCCCAAGGTGCTGCTGCTCGACGAACCGCTGTCGGCGCTCGACAAGAAATTGCGTGAGCAGATGCAGGTCGAGCTGCGCCGCCTGCAGCAAGCGGTCGGCATCACCTTCGTGCTGGTCACCCACGACCAGTATGAAGCGCTCGCAATGTCCGACCGCATCGCCGTGATGTTCGGTGGCAAAATCGCGCAGGTCGCCTCGCCCAAGGAAATCTACCAGCGGCCGGTCAACCGCCAGGTCGCCGACTTCCTCGGCGGCATGAACTTCGTCAAGGCCGAGATCGTCGAGGAGAACGGCGCCTCATTGATTGTCGACACGCTCGGCTTCGGCCGCGTCAAGACCGACAAGCCGAAGGCCTTTGTGCGCAATGGCGGCGCGGCGACGCTCGGCATACGGCCAGAACGTCTGCGCGTGCTGTGGGACAATGCCACGGCAAAATTCGAGGTCGCCGGCAAGGTGGTCGAACGCCACTATTTCGGCGAGATCACCCATCTGATCGTCGAGATACCGGGACTGGAAAAGCCGCTGTCGGTGACCGAGACCAACGATTTCGGCGCCGACGACATTCCGGTCGGCACCCCGATCCGCCTCGCCTACGATCCCGAGGCGCTGGTGGCGATGGGCGACTGA
- a CDS encoding ABC transporter permease, which produces MRARRFLSGGWLSVYAFLYIVFLYLPVIFLPIFSINTAPTPKFPLTGFTLQWYADLPHTPALLDAAWNSLKVGVCASVLATVLGILAARSITRYRYPGRRTINGLIMAPLVLPEVIVAISMLLVMLQLGLSLSLFTVVLGHVLICIPYSMTVLTSGFEGFDRSLEEASADLGESAFGTFRRVTLPMVAPAIISSLLVCFTISLDEFIIAFFLTGTEATLPIYIWGQLRFASKLPGVLALGTLLLVASFLLMTIAEILRRRAAIRTQNEGGLYA; this is translated from the coding sequence ATGAGGGCGCGGCGCTTCCTGTCGGGCGGCTGGCTGTCCGTCTATGCGTTCCTCTATATCGTCTTCCTCTATCTGCCCGTGATCTTCCTGCCGATCTTCTCGATCAACACGGCGCCGACGCCGAAATTCCCGCTCACAGGCTTCACCTTGCAATGGTATGCGGACCTGCCGCACACGCCGGCTTTGCTCGACGCTGCCTGGAACAGCCTGAAAGTCGGCGTCTGCGCCTCGGTCCTGGCCACCGTGCTAGGCATCCTCGCCGCCCGTTCGATCACCCGCTACCGCTATCCCGGCCGCCGCACCATCAACGGCCTGATCATGGCGCCGCTGGTGCTGCCCGAGGTCATCGTCGCCATCTCGATGCTGCTGGTGATGCTGCAGCTGGGTCTCAGCCTGTCGCTGTTCACCGTCGTGCTCGGCCATGTCCTGATCTGCATTCCCTATTCGATGACGGTGCTCACCTCCGGCTTCGAGGGTTTTGATCGCAGCCTGGAGGAAGCCTCCGCCGATCTCGGCGAAAGCGCCTTCGGCACCTTCCGCCGGGTGACGCTGCCGATGGTGGCGCCGGCCATCATCTCCAGCCTGCTGGTCTGCTTCACCATCTCGCTCGACGAGTTCATCATCGCCTTCTTCCTGACCGGCACCGAAGCGACGCTGCCGATCTACATCTGGGGCCAGTTGCGCTTCGCCTCGAAACTGCCAGGCGTGCTAGCGCTGGGCACGCTGCTGCTGGTTGCCTCTTTCCTGTTGATGACAATCGCCGAAATCCTGCGCCGCCGCGCGGCCATACGCACCCAGAACGAGGGAGGCCTCTATGCCTGA
- a CDS encoding ABC transporter permease — protein MTAAVEGSPPLRMTRARRNALLQSEPVQGFALISPTFLYALILLVLPILVVIAHSFWTQHYLTIDRTFTLENYRVALTEPIYRDLLWRSLYISLTVSLFTVILAYPIAYYISFHGGRHKSLWLFLITIPFWTSYLLRVMSWKVILGYNGVLNSGLMGLGIIDEPSTALLYNSSAVIITLTHAWAAFAILPIFVSLEKVDRTLVEAATDLGDGPLRSFLRVTLPLSAPGVISAALIVMIPTVGDYVTPKLVGGKDGVMIANAIQAQFGKAANWPLGAALSVTTMLIVTLMAGATVLIIRALQRLAR, from the coding sequence ATGACGGCGGCCGTGGAAGGGTCGCCTCCATTGCGCATGACGCGGGCCAGACGAAATGCCCTTCTGCAATCCGAGCCCGTCCAGGGCTTTGCCTTGATCAGTCCGACCTTTCTCTACGCCCTTATCCTGCTGGTCCTGCCGATCCTGGTGGTCATCGCCCACTCCTTCTGGACGCAGCACTATCTGACCATCGACCGCACCTTCACGTTGGAAAACTACCGCGTCGCGCTGACCGAGCCGATCTACCGCGATCTGTTGTGGCGCTCGCTCTACATTTCGCTGACGGTCAGCCTGTTCACCGTCATCCTCGCCTACCCCATCGCCTACTACATTTCCTTCCATGGCGGCCGTCACAAGAGCCTGTGGCTGTTCCTCATCACCATCCCGTTCTGGACCAGTTATCTCCTGCGCGTCATGTCGTGGAAGGTCATCCTCGGCTATAATGGCGTCTTGAATTCCGGCCTGATGGGCCTCGGCATAATTGACGAGCCGTCGACCGCTCTGCTCTACAATTCGAGCGCCGTCATCATCACCCTCACCCACGCCTGGGCGGCCTTCGCCATCCTGCCGATCTTCGTCTCGCTGGAAAAGGTCGACCGCACGCTGGTCGAGGCCGCCACCGACCTCGGCGACGGCCCCTTGCGCTCATTCCTGCGCGTGACCTTGCCGCTGTCGGCGCCGGGCGTCATTTCGGCGGCGCTCATCGTCATGATCCCCACCGTCGGCGACTATGTCACGCCGAAACTGGTCGGCGGCAAGGACGGCGTCATGATCGCCAACGCCATCCAGGCGCAGTTCGGCAAGGCGGCCAACTGGCCGCTCGGCGCCGCGCTTTCGGTCACCACCATGCTGATCGTGACCCTGATGGCCGGTGCCACGGTGCTGATCATCCGCGCCCTGCAGAGGCTGGCACGATGA